A genomic stretch from Saccharomyces paradoxus chromosome XVI, complete sequence includes:
- the ALD6 gene encoding aldehyde dehydrogenase (NADP(+)) ALD6 (Cytosolic aldehyde dehydrogenase~similar to YPL061W): MTKLQFDTAEPVRITLPNGLTYEQPTGLFINNKFMKAQDGKTYPVEDPSTETTICEVSSATTEDVEYAIECADRAFHDTEWATQDPRERGRLLSKLADELESQIDLASSIEALDNGKTLALARGDVTIAINCLRDAAAYADKINGRTINTGDGYMNFTTLEPIGVCGQIIPWNFPIMMLTWKIAPALAMGNVCILKPAAVTPLNALYFASLCKKVGIPAGVVNIVPGPGRTVGAALTNDPRIRKLAFTGSTEVGKSVAVDSSESNLKKITLELGGKSAHLVFDDADIKKTLPNLVNGIFKNAGQICSSGSRIYVQEGIYDELLAAFKAYLETEIKVGNPFDKANFQGAITNRQQFDTIMNYIDIGKKEGAKILTGGEKVGDKGYFIRPTVFYDVKEDMRIVKEEIFGPVVTVAKFKTLEEGVEMANSSEFGLGSGIETESLSTGLKVAKMLKAGTVWINTYNDFDSRVPFGGVKQSGYGREMGEEVYHAYTEVKAVRIKL; the protein is encoded by the coding sequence ATGACTAAGCTACAATTTGACACTGCTGAACCAGTCAGGATCACACTTCCAAACGGTTTGACATACGAGCAACCAACTGGTTTgttcatcaacaacaagTTTATGAAGGCTCAAGACGGCAAGACCTACCCCGTCGAAGACCCTTCCACTGAAACTACTATCTGTGAGGTCTCTTCTGCCACCACTGAAGATGTAGAATATGCTATCGAATGTGCCGACCGCGCCTTCCACGACACTGAATGGGCTACTCAAGATCCAAGAGAAAGAGGCCGTCTGCTGAGCAAGTTGGCCGATGAACTAGAAAGCCAAATTGATTTGGCCTCCTCCATCGAAGCCTTGGACAATGGTAAAACTTTGGCCCTGGCCCGTGGTGATGTTACCATTGCCATCAACTGTCTGAGAGATGCTGCCGCTTATGCCGACAAAATCAATGGTAGAACTATCAACACCGGTGACGGCTACATGAATTTCACCACTTTAGAGCCAATCGGTGTCTGTGGTCAAATTATCCCATGGAACTTCCCAATTATGATGTTGACCTGGAAGATTGCCCCAGCCTTGGCTATGGGTAACGTCTGTATCTTGAAACCCGCTGCCGTCACACCTTTGAATGCCCTATACTTTGCTTCCTTGTGTAAGAAGGTTGGAATTCCAGCTGGTGTCGTCAACATCGTTCCAGGTCCTGGTAGAACTGTTGGTGCTGCTTTGACAAACGACCCAAGAATCAGAAAATTGGCCTTTACTGGTTCCACCGAAGTCGGTAAGAGTGTCGCTGTCGATTCTTCTGAATCTaacttgaagaaaatcacTTTGGAACTAGGTGGTAAGTCTGCCCATTTGGTCTTTGACGATGCTGACATCAAGAAGACTTTACCAAATCTAGTTAACGGTATCTTCAAGAACGCCGGTcaaatttgttcttctgGTTCCAGAATTTACGTTCAAGAAGGTATTTACGACGAACTATTGGCTGCTTTCAAGGCCTACTTGGAAACTGAAATCAAAGTTGGTAATCCATTTGACAAGGCTAACTTCCAAGGTGCTATCACCAATCGTCAACAATTCGACACAATCATGAACTACATCGATATCGGTAAGAAAGAAGGCGCCAAGATCTTAACTGGTGGTGAAAAAGTTGGTGACAAGGGTTATTTCATCAGACCAACCGTTTTCTACGACGTCAAAGAAGACATGAGAATTGtaaaggaagaaatttttggtCCGGTTGTTACCGTCGCAAAGTTCAAGACTTTGGAAGAAGGTGTCGAAATGGCCAACAGCTCCGAATTCGGTCTAGGTTCCGGTATTGAAACAGAATCTTTGAGCACAGGTTTGAAGGTAGCAAAGATGTTGAAGGCTGGTACTGTCTGGATCAACACATACAACGATTTCGACTCCAGAGTTCCATTCGGTGGTGTTAAGCAATCTGGTTACGGTAGAGAAATGGGTGAAGAAGTCTACCATGCATACACCGAAGTAAAAGCTGTCAGAATTAAGTTGTAA
- the MFM1 gene encoding Mfm1p (Mitochondrial inner membrane magnesium transporter~similar to YPL060W), translated as MRAFSRILPFCHQKSYNSILPPTIRLFGSSFSSYDFSRQTPKVDPANTAAMLLQKNLIQRNNMLYGYGSGTIRCTLLDSTGRAKSPLVEIKREDLVSKHGLLPRDLRKIEKSRKNDLVPSLLVRENSILISLLTVKALIKPDMVIIFDSTGSGITLNSEAHKDFINDMKLRLKNQETSELNSDPLPYEFRALETIFISALSNLTSEMKVLLTICKGVLQDLEFSITRDKLRFLLGQNKKLSSFNKKAVLVRDMLDDLLEQDDVLCDMYLTDKKAGKIRVQDDHTEIEMLLETYHNYVDEIVQKSESAISDVKTTEEIINIILDSNRNELMLLGIRYAIGMLSLGGALFLGSIYGMNLESFIEESNYAYLTVTILGLISAVWLYAKGVRHLHKLQRMTLLSKIKTESIHEPLKK; from the coding sequence ATGAGAGCATTCTCCCGGATACTGCCATTTTGCCATCAGAAATCATACAATAGCATTCTCCCTCCAACAATAAGACTTTTCGGTTCATCGTTCTCTTCTTATGACTTCTCTAGACAAACACCCAAGGTGGATCCCGCCAATACGGCGGCAATGCTGCTACAGAAAAATCTGATTCAAAGAAACAACATGCTCTACGGGTATGGATCAGGGACAATACGATGTACTTTGCTAGACTCAACTGGGCGAGCCAAATCCCCATTAGTAGAGATAAAACGTGAGGATCTAGTTTCAAAGCATGGCTTATTACCCAGAGATCTACGTAAAATcgaaaaatcaagaaaaaacgACTTAGTCCCTAGTCTGCTCGTACGAGAAAATTCTATACTAATCAGTTTACTTACTGTGAAAGCCTTAATAAAACCTGACATGGTTATTATCTTTGATTCAACTGGTAGTGGAATAACTTTGAACTCAGAAGCTCACAAGGATTTTATAAACGATATGAAATTGAGACTAAAGAATCAAGAAACAAGTGAGCTAAATAGCGATCCACTCCCTTATGAATTCAGAGCTTTAGAAACAATCTTCATTTCGGCGTTATCTAACCTTACTAGTGAAATGAAGGTGCTGCTAACCATATGCAAAGGGGTACTCCAAGATCTGGAATTTAGCATAACGAGAGACAAATTAAGGTTCCTATTAGGccagaacaaaaaattgagcagcttcaataaaaaagctGTTCTAGTTAGAGATATGCTGGATGATTTATTAGAGCAAGACGATGTACTTTGTGATATGTATTTGACGGACAAGAAGGCGGGCAAAATTAGAGTTCAAGATGATCACACCGAAATCGAAATGCTTCTTGAAACATATCATAATTATGTCGATGAAATAGTTCAAAAAAGCGAAAGTGCCATATCTGATGTGAAAACCACGGAAGAAATCATTAATATCATCCTAGATTCAAATAGAAACGAATTGATGCTGTTAGGGATACGATATGCTATAGGAATGCTTTCATTGGGAGGCGCTCTGTTCCTGGGTTCCATCTACGGTATGAATCTGGAAAGTTTCATAGAAGAAAGCAATTACGCTTATTTAACTGTCACCATCTTGGGGTTAATATCTGCCGTTTGGCTTTATGCAAAAGGTGTCAGGCACTTGCATAAATTACAACGTATGACATTATTGagcaaaataaaaacagAATCCATTCACGAAccgttgaaaaaatag
- the GRX5 gene encoding monothiol glutaredoxin GRX5 (Glutathione-dependent oxidoreductase~similar to YPL059W), which produces MFLPKFNPIRSFSPILRTKTLLRLQTRMFLSTEIRKAIEDAIESAPVVLFMKGTPEFPKCGFSRATIGLLGNQGVDPAKFAAYNVLEDPELREGIKEFSEWPTIPQLYVNKEFIGGCDVITSMARSGELADLLEEAQALIPEEEVKDN; this is translated from the coding sequence ATGTTTCTCCCAAAATTCAATCCTATAAGGTCATTTTCGCCCATTCTCAGGACTAAGACTCTTCTTCGTCTCCAAACTCGGATGTTTTTGAGCACAGAGATAAGAAAAGCTATTGAAGATGCCATCGAATCGGCTCCCGTGGTTCTTTTTATGAAGGGTACTCCTGAATTTCCCAAATGTGGATTTTCCAGGGCAACTATTGGATTATTAGGAAACCAAGGCGTCGACCCGGCCAAATTTGCGGCTTATAATGTTTTAGAAGACCCAGAACTACGTGAAGGtatcaaagaattttcaGAATGGCCTACTATTCCACAGTTATATGTAAATAAGGAATTCATAGGTGGCTGTGACGTAATTACAAGTATGGCACGCTCTGGCGAATTGGCCGATTTGCTTGAAGAGGCGCAGGCGTTGATAcctgaagaagaagtcaAAGACAATTGA
- the PDR12 gene encoding ATP-binding cassette multidrug transporter PDR12 (Plasma membrane ATP-binding cassette (ABC) transporter~similar to YPL058C) gives MSSTDEHIEKDISSRSNHDDDYANSVQSYAASEGQVDNEDLAATSQLSRHLSNILSNEEGIERLESMARVISRKTKKEMDSFEINDLDFDLRSLLHYLRSRQLEQGIEPGDSGIAFKNLTAVGVDASAAYGPSVGEMFRDISNIPAHLMSKFTKKSDVPLRNIIQNCTGVVESGEMLFVVGRPGAGCSTFLKCLSGETSELVDVQGEFSYDGLDQSEMMSKYKGYVIYCPELDFHFPKITVKETIDFALKCKTPRVRIDKMTRKQYVDNIRDMWCTVFGLRHTYATKVGNDFVRGVSGGERKRVSLVEAQAMNASIYSWDNATRGLDASTALEFAQAIRTATNMVNNSAIVAIYQAGENIYELFDKTTVLYNGRQIYFGPADKAVGYFQRMGWVKPNRMTSAEFLTSVTVDFENRTLDIKPGYEDKVPKSSAEFEEYWLNSEDYQELLRSYDDYQSRHPVNETRDRLDVAKKQRLQQGQRENSQYVVNYWTQVYYCMIRGFQRVKGDSTYTKVYLSSFLIKALIIGSMFHRIDDKSQSTTAGAYSRGGMLFYVLLFASVTSLAEIGNSFSSRPVIVKHKSYSMYHLSAESLQEIITEFPTKFVAIVVLCLITYWIPFMKYEAGAFFQYILYLLTVQQCTSFIFKFVATMSKSGVDAHAVGGLWVLMLCVYAGFVLPIGEMHHWIRWIHFINPLTYAFESLVSTEFHHREMLCSALVPSGPGYEGISIANQVCDAPGAVKGNLYVSGDSYILHQYHFAYKHAWRNWGVNIVWTFGYIVFNVILSEYLKPVEGGGDLLLFKRGHMPELGTENADAKTASREEMMEALNGPNVDLEKVIAEKDVFTWNHLDYTIPYDGATRKLLSDVFGYVKPGKMTALMGESGAGKTTLLNVLAQRINMGVITGDMLVNAKPLPASFNRSCGYVAQADNHMAELSVRESLRFAAELRQQSSVPLEEKYEYVEKIITLLGMQNYAEALVGKTGRGLNVEQRKKLSIGVELVAKPSLLLFLDEPTSGLDSQSAWSIVQFMRALADSGQSILCTIHQPSATLFEQFDRLLLLKKGGKMVYFGDIGPNSGTLLKYFERQSGMKCGVSENPAEYILNCIGAGATASVNSDWHDLWLASPECAAAREEVEELHRTLPGRAVNDDPELATRFAASYMTQIKCVLRRTALQFWRSPVYIRAKFFECVACALFVGLSYVGVNHSVGGAVEAFSSIFMLLLIALAMINQLHVFAYDSRELYEVREAASNTFHWSVLLLCHAAVENFWSTLCQFMCFICYYWPAQFSGRASHAGFFFFFYVLIFPLYFVTYGLCILYMSPDVPSASMINSNLFAAMLLFCGILQPREKMPAFWRRLMYNVSPFTYVVQALVTPLVHNKKVVCNPHEYNIMDPPSGQTCGEFLSTYMDNNTGYLVNPTATQNCQYCPYTVQDQVVEKYNVKWDHRWRNFGFMWAYICFNIAAMLVCYYVVRVKVWSLKSVLNFKKWFNGPRKERHEKDTNIFQTVPGDESKITKK, from the coding sequence atgtcttcGACTGACGAACATATTGAGAAGGACATTTCGTCGAGATCGAACCatgatgatgattatgCTAATTCGGTACAGTCATACGCTGCCTCAGAAGGTCAAGTTGATAATGAGGATTTGGCAGCTACTTCCCAGCTATCCCGTCACCTTTCAAACATTCTTTCCAATGAAGAAGGTATTGAAAGATTGGAATCTATGGCAAGAGTCATTTCGCGTAAGacaaagaaggaaatggACTCATTTGAAATTAATGACTTAGATTTTGATTTGCGTTCCCTATTACACTATTTAAGATCTCGCCAGCTAGAACAGGGAATTGAACCTGGTGATTCTGGTATTGCCTTCAAGAACCTAACAGCAGTTGGTGTTGATGCCTCTGCTGCATATGGGCCTAGTGTTGGAGAGATGTTTAGAGATATTTCCAATATACCGGCACATCTAATGAGTAAATTTACGAAGAAATCTGATGTCCCATTGAGGaatattattcaaaacTGTACGGGTGTCGTTGAATCTGGTGAAATGTTATTCGTTGTTGGTAGGCCAGGTGCAGGATGCTCCACTTTCCTAAAATGTCTATCTGGTGAAACTTCAGAATTAGTTGATGTACAAGGTGAATTTTCCTATGATGGTTTGGATCAAAGCGAAATGATGTCCAAGTATAAAGGTTACGTTATTTACTGTCCCGAGTTAGATTTCCATTTCCCAAAAATCACTGTGAAGGAGACAATCGATTTTGCCCTAAAATGTAAGACTCCTCGTGTTAGAATTGACAAAATGACCAGAAAACAATACGTTGATAACATCAGAGATATGTGGTGCACCGTTTTCGGTCTAAGACACACATATGCTACCAAAGTCGGTAACGATTTCGTGAGAGGTGTCTCTGGTGGTGAACGTAAGCGTGTTTCCTTGGTTGAAGCTCAGGCAATGAATGCCTCCATCTACTCTTGGGATAACGCCACAAGAGGTTTAGATGCTTCTACTGCTTTAGAGTTTGCTCAAGCCATTAGAACGGCTACAAATATGGTAAACAACTCGGCTATTGTTGCCATTTACCAAGCtggtgaaaatatttatgaattatttgataaaacTACTGTTTTATATAACGGTAGACAAATTTACTTCGGTCCTGCTGATAAAGCCGTTGGATATTTCCAAAGAATGGGTTGGGTTAAACCCAACAGAATGACGTCTGCAGAATTTTTAACATCTGTTACCGtcgattttgaaaatagaaCATTGGATATTAAACCCGGTTATGAAGATAAAGTTCCAAAATCTAGTGCAGAGTTTGAGGAATACTGGTTAAATTCTGAAGATTATCAGGAACTTTTAAGATCTTATGATGACTACCAAAGTAGACACCCCGTCAATGAAACAAGAGATAGACTGGACGTGGCCAAGAAACAAAGATTGCAACAAGGTCAGAGAGAAAACTCTCAATATGTTGTCAATTATTGGACCCAAGTCTACTACTGTATGATTCGTGGTTTTCAAAGAGTTAAGGGTGATTCCACGTATACCAAGGTCTATTtaagttcttttttgattaAAGCTTTGATTATCGGTTCTATGTTCCATAGAATTGATGATAAAAGCCAATCTACTACCGCGGGTGCTTATTCTCGTGGTGGTATGTTATTCTACGTCCTGTTGTTCGCTTCTGTTACTTCCTTGGCTGAAATTGGTAACTCTTTCTCTAGTAGACCGGTCATAGTTAAACACAAATCATATTCTATGTACCACTTGTCTGCTGAATCGTTACAAGAGATCATTACTGAATTTCCTACTAAGTTTGTCGCTATTGTGGTGTTATGTTTAATTACCTACTGGATTCCATTCATGAAATATGAGGCTGGTGctttcttccaatatattttatatCTACTGACTGTGCAACAGTGtacttctttcattttcaagtttGTTGCCACTATGAGTAAATCTGGTGTCGATGCTCATGCTGTCGGTGGTTTATGGGTCCTGATGCTTTGTGTGTATGCTGGTTTTGTCTTGCCAATTGGTGAAATGCATCATTGGATTAGATGGATTCATTTTATTAATCCTTTAACTTACgcttttgaaagtttaGTTTCCACTGAATTCCATCATAGAGAAATGTTGTGTAGCGCTTTGGTGCCATCTGGTCCAGGTTACGAAGGTATTTCTATTGCTAATCAAGTGTGCGATGCTCCTGGTGCAGTTAAGGGTAACTTATATGTTAGCGGTGACTCTTATATCTTACACCAATACCATTTCGCATATAAGCACGCCTGGAGAAATTGGGGTGTGAACATTGTGTGGACCTTTGGTTATATTGTATTCAATGTTATCTTGTCAGAATATTTGAAACCTGTTGAAGGAGGTGGTGATTTGCTGTTATTTAAGAGAGGTCACATGCCAGAGTTGGGTACTGAAAATGCGGATGCAAAAACCGCTTCTAGAGAAGAAATGATGGAGGCTTTGAACGGTCCAAATGTCGATTTAGAAAAGGTCATTGCAGAAAAGGATGTTTTCACCTGGAATCATTTGGACTACACTATTCCGTACGACGGAGCTACAAGAAAATTATTGTCAGATGTTTTTGGTTACGTTAAGCCTGGTAAGATGACTGCCTTGATGGGTGAATCTGGTGCTGGTAAAACTACTTTGTTAAATGTTTTAGCTCAAAGAATCAACATGGGTGTCATTACCGGTGATATGTTAGTCAATGCCAAGCCCTTGCCTGCTTCTTTCAACAGATCATGTGGTTACGTTGCACAAGCCGATAATCATATGGCCGAATTATCCGTTAGAGAATCCTTGAGATTTGCGGCTGAGTTAAGACAGCAAAGCTCTGTTCCATTAGAGGAGAAATACGAATACGtcgaaaaaattatcaCATTACTAGGTATGCAAAACTACGCTGAAGCCTTAGTTGGTAAGACTGGTAGAGGTTTAAACGTTgaacaaaggaaaaagctATCTATTGGTGTTGAACTGGTTGCTAAACCATCATTACTATTGTTTTTGGATGAGCCTACTTCCGGTCTGGACTCCCAGTCTGCTTGGTCTATTGTTCAGTTTATGAGAGCATTGGCTGATTCTGGTCAATCGATTTTGTGTACTATTCATCAACCTTCTGCTACCTTGTTTGAACAGTTTGATagattattattgttaaaGAAAGGTGGTAAAATGGTTTACTTTGGCGATATTGGTCCAAATTCTGGAACCTTATTGAAGTATTTTGAACGTCAATCTGGTATGAAGTGTGGTGTTTCTGAGAATCCAGCAGAATATATTTTGAACTGTATTGGTGCCGGTGCCACCGCTAGTGTTAACTCTGATTGGCATGACTTATGGCTTGCTTCCCCCGAATGTGCCGCTGCAAGggaagaagttgaagaatTACATCGTACTTTACCTGGTAGAGCTGTCAATGATGATCCTGAATTAGCTACAAGGTTTGCTGCCAGTTACATGACTCAGATCAAATGTGTTTTACGTAGAACAGCTTTACAATTCTGGAGATCGCCTGTCTATATCAGGGCCAAGTTTTTTGAATGTGTTGCCTGTGCTTTGTTCGTTGGTTTATCATATGTCGGTGTAAATCACTCTGTTGGTGGTGCCGTTGAGGCATTTTCGTCTATCTTcatgttattattgattGCTCTGGCTATGATCAATCAACTGCACGTTTTCGCTTATGATAGTAGAGAATTGTATGAGGTCAGGGAAGCTGCTTCGAACACTTTCCATTGGAGCgtcttattattatgtCATGCTGCTGTCGAAAACTTTTGGTCTACGCTCTGTCAATTTATGTGTTTCATTTGTTATTACTGGCCAGCTCAATTCAGTGGACGTGCATCTCATGCaggtttcttcttcttcttctacgTTTTAATTTTCCCATTATATTTTGTCACGTATGGTCTATGCATTTTGTACATGTCTCCTGATGTACCTTCTGCTTCTATGATTAATTCCAACTTATTCGCTGCTATGTTGCTGTTCTGTGGTATTTTACAACCAAGAGAGAAAATGCCTGCCTTCTGGAGAAGATTGATGTACAATGTATCACCATTCACCTACGTGGTTCAAGCATTGGTTACACCGTTAGTTCACAACAAGAAGGTTGTTTGTAACCCCCATGAATACAACATCATGGACCCACCAAGCGGGCAAACTTGCGGTGAGTTTTTATCCACTTACATGGACAATAATACGGGTTATTTGGTAAATCCAACTGCTACCCAAAACTGTCAATATTGTCCATATACTGTTCAAGATCAGGTTGTGGAGAAATACAATGTCAAATGGGATCACAGGTGGAGAAACTTTGGTTTTATGTGGGCCTATATTTGCTTCAATATCGCCGCTATGTTGGTCTGCTACTATGTTGTAAGAGTTAAGGTTTGGTCCTTGAAGTctgttttgaatttcaagaaatggTTTAATGGACCAAGAAAGGAAAGACATGAAAAAGATACCAACATTTTCCAAACAGTTCCAGGTGACGAAAGTAAAATCACAAAGAAATAG
- the SUR1 gene encoding mannosylinositol phosphorylceramide synthase catalytic subunit SUR1 (Mannosylinositol phosphorylceramide (MIPC) synthase catalytic subunit~similar to YPL057C), translating to MRKELKYLICFNILLLLSIIYYTFDLLTLCIDDTFKDAILEEDLNPPSDAPPKPQLIPKIIHQTYKTEDIPEHWKEGRQKCLDLHPDYKYILWTDEMAYEFIKEEYPWFLDTFENYKYPIERADAIRYFILSHYGGVYIDLDDGCERKLDPLLAFPAFLRKTSPLGVSNDVMGSVPRHPFFLKALKSLKHYDKYWFIPYMTIMGSTGPLFLSVIWKQYKRWGIPTNGTIRILQPAYYKMHTYSFFSITKGSSWHLDDAKLMKALENHILSCVVTGFIFGFFILYGEFTFYCWLCSKNFSNLTKNWKLNSLKVKIVTILNSLGLKLKLSKSTSDAASATLLARQQKRLRKDSNTNIVLLKSSRKNDVYDLEKNDSSKYTQGNNSS from the coding sequence ATgagaaaagaattaaaatACCTTATCTGCTTTAACATACTCCTGTTATTATCTATAATATACTACACGTTTGATTTGCTAACGTTGTGTATCGATGatactttcaaagatgcCATACTTGAGGAGGACTTGAATCCACCATCAGATGCTCCTCCAAAGCCTCAACTAATACCCAAGATTATACATCAGACTTATAAAACTGAAGACATTCCTGAACACTGGAAAGAGGGTAGACAAAAGTGTCTTGACCTACATCCAGATTACAAGTACATCCTCTGGACAGACGAGATGGCCTACGAGTTTATAAAGGAAGAATACCCTTGGTTCTTAGatacttttgaaaactacAAATACCCCATAGAGCGTGCCGATGCCATCCGTTACTTTATCCTATCCCATTATGGTGGTGTATACATCGATTTAGATGATGGTTGTGAAAGGAAACTGGACCCTCTATTAGCTTTCCCAGCTTTCTTAAGAAAAACTTCACCTCTAGGCGTGTCGAACGACGTCATGGGTTCCGTGCCTAGACATCCCTTCTTTTTAAAGGCTTTGAAGTCTCTGAAACACTACGACAAATACTGGTTCATCCCTTATATGACCATTATGGGGTCCACTGGTCCTTTGTTTTTAAGTGTCATTTGGAAGCAATACAAAAGATGGGGCATACCTACCAACGGGACGATAAGAATCCTACAACCTGCTTACTACAAGATGCATACTTATTcgtttttttccattaCTAAAGGTTCTTCATGGCATTTAGACGATGCAAAGTTGATGAAAGCGCTGGAAAACCACATCTTGTCCTGTGTCGTCACTGGATTCATCTTTGGTTTCTTCATCCTATATGGTGAGTTTACATTTTATTGCTGGTTGTGTTCTAAGAATTTCAGCAATCTAACCAAAAATTGGAAGCTGAACTCtttaaaagtaaaaattgTCACAATTTTAAATTCATTAGGCTTAAAGCTCAAGTTGAGCAAAAGTACCAGTGATGCTGCTAGTGCCACTTTGCTGGCAAGGCAGCAGAAACGACTAAGGAAGGATTCCAATACAAACATAGTATTACTAAAATCTTCAAGGAAAAATGATGTTTACGACCTAGAAAAGAACGATTCTTCTAAGTATACACAAGGAAATAACAGCTCGTAA